The following proteins come from a genomic window of Microbacterium sp. SY138:
- a CDS encoding DUF4407 domain-containing protein has translation MPYSAHRPGRYDSQGRIILDGEPDAVTDDLDFLREFEPTGTDHATREVPESVPAETTPIADAIAADDSAAEEPAPVKPPREPRIRPPRAKRAPRTPGSRARTLAILGGAEGEILDRVPGETPRFVQMFFVLAGTALVSAISMLFALTTGVQAAVWLAVPLALVWALIIFNLDRFLTSTMSSTRNVWRLIGLAIPRVIMAAIIGFVVAEPLVLQIFHNDIAREVASTNITQSQSDQEALENGPEKIALDAASAKVAELENQAATGIVAGTDSSSATESAAQATVDDVTAKMTAQQAVIDQARVLYQCELTGEGAGTVPGCTGVNGQGASSDAAKAQLAEAQQTYDALAAQLRTANEELAAAGTAAKENTSSSEAQNREQAKSQLPTARDSYDQALAAYNARADAVAQGNAGAVGLLSQISGLNRLSEKEPSILWAHILIAALFFMIELLPVLVKVLTSYGDPSLYEKAAAIRKQVALDKVTAEGFRDRAQIVTDQSQGIQAEAGSGEPQTRAERREAAEAQERERAEKRAQAQTLEEQEQLVRPTIG, from the coding sequence ATGCCCTATTCCGCCCATCGACCGGGTCGCTACGACTCGCAGGGTCGGATCATCCTCGACGGCGAACCCGACGCCGTCACGGATGACCTCGACTTCCTGCGTGAGTTCGAGCCCACCGGCACCGACCACGCCACCCGTGAGGTGCCCGAGTCCGTGCCCGCAGAGACGACCCCGATTGCCGACGCGATCGCCGCGGACGATTCCGCCGCCGAAGAACCCGCTCCGGTGAAGCCGCCGCGGGAGCCGCGCATCCGCCCTCCCCGCGCGAAGCGCGCACCGCGCACTCCCGGTTCGCGCGCGCGAACCCTCGCGATTCTCGGCGGTGCGGAGGGCGAGATCCTCGACCGTGTTCCCGGCGAGACCCCGCGCTTCGTGCAGATGTTCTTCGTGCTCGCCGGCACCGCGCTCGTCTCGGCGATCTCGATGCTCTTCGCACTCACCACCGGGGTGCAGGCGGCCGTCTGGTTGGCCGTGCCCCTGGCGCTCGTCTGGGCGCTCATCATCTTCAACCTCGACCGATTCCTCACATCGACCATGAGCTCGACCAGGAACGTCTGGCGACTCATCGGGCTTGCGATCCCGCGCGTGATCATGGCCGCGATCATCGGCTTCGTCGTGGCCGAGCCACTCGTGCTGCAGATCTTCCACAACGACATCGCCCGCGAGGTCGCCTCCACCAACATCACCCAGTCGCAGTCCGACCAGGAGGCGCTCGAGAACGGCCCGGAGAAGATCGCACTCGACGCGGCATCCGCCAAGGTCGCCGAACTCGAGAACCAGGCGGCGACCGGCATCGTCGCCGGCACCGACTCCTCGTCGGCGACCGAGTCCGCGGCTCAGGCCACGGTCGACGACGTGACCGCGAAGATGACCGCCCAGCAGGCCGTGATCGACCAGGCGCGCGTGCTGTACCAGTGCGAGCTCACGGGTGAGGGCGCCGGCACCGTTCCCGGCTGCACCGGCGTCAACGGCCAGGGCGCCAGTTCGGACGCCGCCAAGGCGCAGCTCGCCGAGGCTCAGCAGACTTACGACGCCCTCGCCGCTCAGCTGCGCACCGCCAACGAGGAGCTCGCCGCGGCCGGCACTGCGGCGAAGGAGAACACCTCGTCGTCCGAGGCGCAGAACCGCGAGCAGGCGAAGTCGCAGCTGCCGACAGCTCGCGACTCCTACGATCAGGCGCTCGCCGCGTACAACGCCCGCGCCGATGCGGTCGCGCAGGGCAACGCCGGAGCGGTCGGCCTGCTCAGTCAGATCAGCGGATTGAACCGGCTGAGCGAGAAGGAGCCCTCGATCCTGTGGGCGCACATCCTCATCGCCGCGCTGTTCTTCATGATCGAGCTGCTGCCGGTGCTGGTGAAGGTGCTGACGAGCTACGGTGATCCGAGCCTCTACGAGAAAGCCGCCGCGATCCGCAAGCAGGTCGCCCTCGACAAGGTGACGGCCGAGGGCTTCCGAGACCGTGCGCAGATCGTGACGGATCAGTCCCAGGGGATACAAGCGGAGGCCGGCTCCGGTGAGCCGCAGACGCGTGCGGAACGCCGAGAGGCGGCCGAGGCGCAGGAGCGGGAACGGGCGGAGAAGCGCGCGCAGGCGCAGACGCTCGAGGAGCAGGAGCAGCTCGTTCGCCCGACGATCGGCTGA
- a CDS encoding TetR/AcrR family transcriptional regulator — protein MSSSKDGYHHGDLARALEDAAMQLLERMPAAEISLREVARAANVSHNAPYHHFSDRLGLLKAIAERSMADLLGQVSTAAEKASTPRAALADGGSAYISFAVEHPHAFDAVYDPTVCVPGSPTPTMAPLIDGLEAVLAEGAAAVGLDRPTDVVALWGLIHGLGTLAAAGHFTLEDGLSAYAAALDRLLPAE, from the coding sequence ATGTCAAGTTCCAAGGACGGGTACCACCACGGCGATCTCGCCCGTGCTCTGGAAGACGCCGCCATGCAGCTGCTGGAGCGGATGCCCGCGGCGGAGATCAGCCTGCGCGAGGTCGCCAGGGCCGCGAACGTCAGCCACAACGCCCCGTACCATCACTTCTCCGACCGCCTGGGACTGCTCAAGGCGATCGCCGAGCGCAGCATGGCCGATCTCCTGGGCCAGGTGAGCACCGCTGCCGAGAAGGCCTCGACCCCGCGGGCCGCGCTCGCCGACGGGGGCTCGGCGTACATCAGCTTCGCCGTCGAGCACCCGCACGCGTTCGACGCCGTCTACGACCCGACGGTCTGCGTGCCCGGATCCCCGACTCCCACCATGGCGCCGTTGATCGACGGGCTCGAGGCGGTGCTCGCCGAGGGGGCGGCGGCAGTCGGCCTCGATCGACCGACAGATGTCGTCGCGCTGTGGGGACTGATCCACGGGCTCGGCACGCTCGCTGCGGCAGGCCACTTCACGCTCGAGGACGGACTGTCGGCCTACGCCGCGGCCCTCGATCGGCTGCTTCCCGCGGAGTGA
- a CDS encoding ribosomal protein L7/L12 has translation MDAVLWIIAIVVGLIVVVAILAIAVRGMRPKLPEPQVFTPSPTTARTAPASSASTAVSGLTPSVIAEIDRLVGAGQKIHAIKLYRDHSGVGLKEAKDRIDHWSVSTTAPHLAAVSNATATRSSITPMVATPSSVRASLPASVASEIDRMVAGGSAIAAIKALREHTGLGLKESKDLIEAWPHTHAS, from the coding sequence ATGGATGCCGTGCTGTGGATCATCGCGATCGTCGTCGGCCTGATCGTCGTCGTGGCGATCCTCGCCATCGCGGTCCGCGGCATGCGCCCCAAGCTGCCAGAGCCGCAGGTGTTCACCCCGTCGCCGACGACCGCGCGCACGGCTCCCGCTTCGTCGGCGTCGACGGCCGTCTCCGGTTTGACGCCGAGCGTGATCGCCGAGATCGACCGGCTCGTCGGGGCCGGGCAGAAGATCCACGCCATCAAGCTGTACCGCGACCACTCGGGCGTCGGCCTCAAGGAAGCGAAGGACCGCATCGACCACTGGTCGGTCAGCACCACGGCGCCGCACCTCGCCGCCGTGTCGAACGCCACGGCCACGCGCTCGTCGATCACCCCGATGGTCGCGACCCCTTCGTCCGTGCGTGCGTCGCTGCCGGCTTCGGTGGCCTCCGAGATCGACCGGATGGTCGCTGGGGGTTCCGCCATCGCCGCGATCAAGGCGCTCCGCGAGCACACGGGACTCGGACTCAAGGAATCGAAGGACCTGATTGAGGCCTGGCCGCACACCCACGCGTCCTGA
- a CDS encoding NAD(P)-dependent oxidoreductase, whose amino-acid sequence MSLAGKTILMSGGSRGIGLAIALRAAADGANIAMLAKTDTPHPKLEGTIHTAAEQIRAAGGQALPIVGDVRDDDDITEAVMKTQGEFGGIDIVINNASVIDLSRSLDLNAKKYDLMQDVNVRGTFMLSRAAVPILKDAENPHILSLSPPLNPTPKWLGAHTGYTLAKFGMTMATLGLAAEFARDGIAANTLWPRTTIATAAVQNLLGGDKVMAASRTPDIYADAAYAVLLKPAASYTGQTLIVEDVLEADGVTDFSGYAAIPGTPDSALFPDIFLD is encoded by the coding sequence ATGTCCCTTGCAGGCAAGACCATCTTGATGTCGGGCGGCAGCCGCGGCATCGGCCTCGCGATCGCGCTGAGGGCGGCTGCCGACGGTGCGAACATCGCGATGCTCGCGAAGACCGACACCCCGCATCCGAAGCTCGAAGGCACGATCCACACCGCGGCCGAGCAGATCCGCGCGGCCGGCGGCCAGGCTCTGCCGATTGTCGGCGACGTGCGCGACGACGACGACATCACCGAAGCGGTCATGAAGACGCAGGGCGAGTTCGGCGGCATCGACATCGTGATCAACAACGCCAGCGTCATCGACCTCTCGCGCTCGCTCGACCTGAACGCCAAGAAGTACGACCTGATGCAGGACGTCAACGTACGCGGCACGTTCATGCTCTCGCGCGCCGCCGTGCCGATCCTGAAGGATGCCGAGAACCCGCACATCCTCTCGCTGTCGCCGCCCCTCAACCCGACCCCGAAGTGGTTGGGCGCGCACACCGGATACACGCTCGCGAAGTTCGGCATGACCATGGCGACCCTCGGCCTCGCCGCCGAGTTCGCACGCGACGGGATCGCCGCCAACACCCTGTGGCCGCGCACCACGATCGCGACGGCGGCCGTGCAGAACCTCCTCGGTGGCGACAAGGTCATGGCTGCGAGTCGCACGCCCGACATCTATGCGGACGCCGCGTATGCCGTGCTGCTCAAGCCCGCGGCGTCGTACACCGGTCAGACGCTCATCGTCGAGGACGTGCTCGAGGCCGACGGTGTGACCGACTTCTCCGGCTATGCCGCGATCCCCGGCACTCCCGACAGCGCGCTCTTCCCCGACATCTTCCTCGACTGA
- a CDS encoding ankyrin repeat domain-containing protein: MTEATRDLLAAAEDGDAIAVQTAIDEGADIEARGSGGMTALVAATKANHVDAARALIEAGADVNAKDDIQDSAYLYAGARGHDEILRLTLDNGADLASTNRFGGTALIPASERGLLATIEILLEAGVDPNHINDLNWTALHEAIVLGDGSSTYVDVVRALLDGGADSGIPDGDGVLPVDLAKARGYDAIVAELER; encoded by the coding sequence ATGACCGAAGCCACTCGCGATCTGCTCGCCGCCGCTGAGGACGGAGACGCGATCGCCGTGCAGACGGCGATCGACGAGGGCGCGGACATCGAGGCGCGCGGATCCGGCGGGATGACAGCCCTGGTGGCGGCGACCAAGGCGAACCACGTCGACGCGGCCCGGGCCCTGATCGAGGCGGGGGCAGACGTGAACGCCAAAGACGACATCCAGGACTCCGCCTACCTGTACGCGGGCGCGCGCGGACATGACGAGATCCTCCGTCTGACCCTCGACAACGGCGCCGACCTCGCGAGCACCAACCGCTTCGGCGGCACGGCCCTGATCCCGGCGTCCGAGCGCGGACTGCTCGCGACGATCGAGATCCTGCTCGAGGCCGGCGTCGACCCGAACCACATCAACGACCTGAACTGGACGGCGCTGCACGAGGCGATCGTGCTCGGCGACGGATCCTCGACCTACGTCGACGTGGTTCGTGCCCTCCTCGACGGCGGGGCCGACAGCGGCATCCCGGACGGCGACGGCGTGCTCCCGGTCGACCTCGCGAAGGCCAGGGGCTACGACGCGATCGTCGCCGAGCTCGAACGGTGA
- a CDS encoding NAD(P)H-dependent oxidoreductase: MPALVIDGHPDARSLTAALAQRYAAGHGDARVLALRDLDFDPNLRFGYRERMTLEPDLVEAKRALQDADTIVIATPLWWGSVPALLKGFFDRALLPQQEYRYTKLGLVEGLLPARRGRLLLLADTPWYFTPFTGLPAQTHVARGTMRFCGIRSVRTHRMLGVKDASETTISRWLDRAEHLGAVDARRAGRPQAIAAEAASSSVVATS, from the coding sequence ATGCCCGCTCTCGTGATCGACGGCCACCCCGACGCCCGCTCCCTGACCGCCGCTCTCGCCCAGCGCTACGCCGCAGGGCACGGCGACGCCCGTGTGCTCGCCCTCCGCGACCTCGACTTCGACCCGAACCTGCGCTTCGGCTACCGCGAGCGCATGACGCTCGAGCCCGACCTCGTCGAGGCGAAGCGCGCGCTGCAGGACGCCGACACGATCGTCATCGCGACGCCGCTGTGGTGGGGGTCGGTGCCCGCGCTGCTCAAGGGCTTCTTCGACCGCGCCCTGCTGCCGCAGCAGGAGTACCGCTACACGAAGCTCGGGCTCGTCGAGGGACTGCTGCCCGCGCGAAGGGGCAGGCTGCTGCTGCTCGCGGACACGCCCTGGTACTTCACACCCTTCACGGGGCTGCCCGCCCAGACCCACGTCGCCCGAGGCACGATGCGCTTCTGCGGGATCCGCTCGGTGCGCACCCATCGCATGCTCGGCGTGAAGGATGCGAGCGAGACCACGATCTCCCGGTGGCTCGACCGCGCCGAGCACCTCGGCGCCGTCGACGCCCGCCGTGCCGGCCGGCCTCAGGCCATCGCGGCGGAGGCGGCCTCATCCTCGGTCGTGGCGACCAGCTGA
- a CDS encoding PLP-dependent aminotransferase family protein: MSSEALSARLGRWTQGDGTLAARLARGIEGLIASGELRPGDRLPAERALAAAGSVSRGTVVAAYGDLADRGLVDRRQGSGTRIAGTAATAVPASRPGRGEALFSALPNAIDLLRTVPQISDLGVQLIRDHKPRLDLALLPETDPAGLPALRTLIADMYAAEGTPTTPEQILVTHGAQQAISLVVNALVGPGDIVLAEEITWPGVTDSVGLRGGSVHGVPMGDDGLDVDALEQALARLRPVLVALNPHHQNPTGSRLPAAARHRVAALAAQYGVPVIEDRVLAGISFDGVVPPTLAAERADAPVIVVESVSKWVWAGLRIGWLRADPVLVRRLRGARQLADQSTSVPGQLLALDLIARADDLRRANSRIHQERLRLLQRLMAEHLPDWTVEPPRGGLSLWVRVPVGSAAALARTAAAHGVSIAGSAAFAVSASPDDHIRIPFTAPDDVLAEGIRRLGAAWREYRETLGMSS, encoded by the coding sequence GTGTCCTCGGAGGCGCTCTCGGCGCGGCTCGGCCGCTGGACACAGGGAGACGGCACTCTCGCCGCCCGGCTCGCGCGAGGCATCGAGGGTCTGATCGCAAGTGGAGAGCTGCGCCCGGGGGACCGGCTGCCCGCGGAGCGCGCACTGGCAGCGGCAGGGTCCGTCTCGCGCGGCACGGTCGTCGCTGCGTACGGCGACCTCGCAGACCGCGGTCTCGTCGACCGGCGGCAGGGGAGCGGCACCCGCATCGCCGGGACAGCTGCAACCGCCGTGCCTGCCTCACGACCAGGACGCGGAGAGGCCCTCTTCTCGGCGCTGCCGAACGCGATCGATCTCCTGCGCACCGTGCCGCAGATCTCCGACCTCGGGGTGCAGCTCATTCGCGATCACAAGCCGCGGCTCGACCTCGCCCTGCTGCCGGAGACCGACCCTGCGGGCCTGCCTGCGCTGCGCACCCTCATCGCCGACATGTACGCCGCCGAGGGAACACCGACCACACCGGAGCAGATCCTCGTCACGCACGGCGCGCAGCAGGCCATCAGTCTCGTCGTCAACGCGCTCGTGGGCCCAGGCGACATCGTGCTCGCCGAGGAGATCACCTGGCCGGGCGTCACTGATTCGGTCGGCCTGCGCGGCGGTTCGGTGCACGGCGTCCCGATGGGCGACGACGGTCTCGACGTCGACGCGCTGGAGCAGGCCCTCGCTCGTCTGCGTCCGGTACTCGTCGCCCTCAACCCGCATCACCAGAACCCGACCGGGTCGCGCCTGCCTGCAGCTGCTCGGCATCGGGTGGCCGCGCTCGCCGCGCAGTACGGCGTTCCGGTCATCGAGGATCGCGTGCTCGCCGGCATCTCCTTCGACGGGGTGGTGCCGCCCACGCTCGCCGCCGAGCGCGCCGACGCGCCCGTCATCGTGGTCGAGTCGGTGTCGAAGTGGGTGTGGGCGGGCCTGCGGATCGGCTGGTTGCGGGCGGACCCCGTGCTCGTACGACGGCTGCGTGGCGCGCGTCAGCTCGCCGACCAGTCCACCAGCGTGCCGGGTCAGCTGCTCGCTCTCGATCTGATCGCCCGCGCCGACGACCTGCGCCGCGCGAACAGCCGCATCCATCAGGAGCGGCTCCGGCTGCTGCAGCGACTGATGGCAGAGCACCTGCCCGACTGGACGGTCGAGCCGCCCCGTGGCGGGCTGTCGCTATGGGTGCGGGTGCCCGTGGGGTCAGCAGCAGCGCTCGCCCGAACGGCGGCCGCACACGGTGTCTCGATCGCCGGAAGTGCGGCGTTCGCCGTTTCCGCGTCGCCGGACGATCACATCCGCATCCCCTTCACCGCCCCCGACGATGTGCTCGCCGAGGGCATCCGCCGCCTCGGAGCGGCCTGGCGCGAGTATCGGGAGACTCTCGGGATGTCTTCCTAG
- the rlmN gene encoding 23S rRNA (adenine(2503)-C(2))-methyltransferase RlmN: MTETPRTRETRPAASASAPQGRPAQGKVRETRKPQVRPATEGWTQQKDAEGRPLLQFASPKRGKPPVHLADLTPAERVEKVKELGLPGFRAKQLSTHYFRHYTSDPEQMTDLPADTREQLVAGMLPPLLTEVRRLETDRGDTIKFLWRLHDGALVESVLMRYPGRITLCVSSQAGCGMNCPFCATGQAGLTRNMSTAEIIEQIVRANRLIAEGGLGGKKSDDHSMERVSNIVFMGMGEPLANYKRVMDAVRSMVAPQPDGLGMSARGITVSTVGLVPAIKKLADENIPVTFALSLHAPDDHLRDELIPVNSRWKVDEALDAAYDYYAKTGRRVSIEYALIKDMNDHAWRADLLAEKLNQRGRGWVHVNPIPLNPTPGSIWTASEKDVTNEFVRRLNDAGIPTTLRDTRGKEIDGACGQLVATTEDEAASAAMA; encoded by the coding sequence ATGACCGAGACTCCCCGCACGCGCGAGACGCGCCCCGCAGCATCCGCGTCCGCCCCGCAGGGACGCCCCGCCCAGGGCAAGGTGCGCGAGACCAGGAAGCCACAGGTGCGCCCTGCCACCGAGGGATGGACCCAGCAGAAGGACGCCGAGGGGCGTCCACTGCTGCAGTTCGCGAGCCCCAAGCGCGGCAAGCCGCCGGTGCACCTGGCTGACCTCACGCCGGCCGAGCGCGTCGAGAAGGTGAAAGAGCTCGGCCTGCCCGGCTTCCGTGCCAAGCAGCTGTCGACGCACTACTTCCGTCACTACACGTCGGACCCCGAGCAGATGACCGACCTCCCGGCCGACACCCGCGAGCAGCTCGTCGCCGGGATGCTCCCGCCGCTGCTCACCGAGGTCCGCCGCCTCGAGACCGACCGCGGCGACACGATCAAGTTCCTGTGGCGCCTGCACGACGGCGCCCTGGTCGAGTCGGTTCTCATGCGCTACCCCGGCCGCATCACGCTGTGCGTGTCGAGCCAGGCCGGCTGCGGCATGAACTGCCCGTTCTGCGCGACCGGCCAGGCGGGCCTGACCCGCAACATGTCGACCGCCGAGATCATCGAACAGATCGTGCGCGCCAACCGGCTCATCGCCGAGGGCGGTCTGGGCGGCAAGAAGTCCGACGACCACAGCATGGAGCGCGTCTCGAACATCGTCTTCATGGGGATGGGCGAGCCGCTCGCCAACTACAAGCGCGTGATGGATGCGGTGCGCTCGATGGTCGCTCCGCAGCCGGACGGGCTCGGGATGAGCGCCCGCGGCATCACGGTCTCGACGGTGGGCCTGGTGCCCGCGATCAAGAAGCTCGCCGACGAGAACATCCCGGTGACCTTCGCGCTGTCGCTGCACGCCCCCGACGACCACCTGCGTGACGAGCTCATCCCGGTGAATTCGCGCTGGAAGGTCGACGAGGCCCTCGACGCCGCCTACGACTATTACGCCAAGACCGGTCGCCGCGTCTCGATCGAGTACGCCCTGATCAAGGACATGAACGATCACGCCTGGCGTGCCGATCTGCTGGCGGAGAAGCTCAACCAGCGTGGACGCGGCTGGGTGCACGTGAACCCGATCCCGCTGAATCCCACGCCGGGCTCGATCTGGACGGCGTCGGAGAAAGACGTCACAAACGAGTTCGTGCGCAGGCTCAACGACGCCGGCATCCCGACGACTCTCCGCGACACCCGCGGCAAGGAGATCGACGGCGCCTGCGGTCAGCTGGTCGCCACGACCGAGGATGAGGCCGCCTCCGCCGCGATGGCCTGA
- a CDS encoding aldo/keto reductase family protein: MVNYRYLGNSGLKVSEITYGNWVTHASQVGDDAAVKTVHAALDAGITTFDTADTYANTAAEVVLGKALEGQRREGLEIFTKVYFPTGPKGPNDTGLSRKHIFESINGSLARLGTDYVDLYQAHRFDYETPLEETFQAFADVVRQGKALYIGVSEWTAEQLREGHALAKQLGIQLISNQPQYSMLWRVIEGKVVPASEELGISQIVWSPMAQGVLSGKYLPGQPVPEGSRATDPHSGADFIKSFLQDDILTAVQRLKPIAEQAGLSMPQLAIAWVLQNPNVAAALVGASRPEQLAETVKASGVKLDADTMAAIDAALGDTVNRDAENTYSVSPKSRLV; this comes from the coding sequence ATGGTCAACTATCGCTATCTCGGCAACAGCGGTCTCAAGGTCTCGGAGATCACCTACGGCAACTGGGTCACCCACGCCTCGCAGGTCGGCGACGACGCCGCCGTCAAGACCGTCCACGCCGCCCTCGACGCCGGAATCACCACCTTCGACACCGCCGACACGTACGCCAACACGGCGGCGGAGGTCGTGCTCGGCAAGGCCCTGGAGGGGCAGCGCCGCGAAGGCCTGGAGATCTTCACGAAGGTCTACTTCCCGACCGGTCCGAAGGGGCCGAACGACACCGGCCTGAGCCGCAAGCACATCTTCGAATCGATCAACGGTTCGCTCGCGCGCCTCGGCACCGACTACGTCGATCTGTACCAGGCACACCGCTTCGACTACGAGACCCCGCTGGAGGAGACGTTCCAGGCCTTCGCCGACGTCGTCCGCCAGGGCAAGGCGCTCTACATCGGCGTCTCGGAGTGGACTGCGGAGCAGCTGCGCGAAGGGCACGCCCTCGCGAAGCAGCTCGGCATCCAGCTCATCTCGAACCAGCCCCAGTACTCGATGCTGTGGCGTGTGATCGAGGGCAAGGTCGTCCCGGCGTCCGAAGAGCTCGGCATCTCGCAGATCGTCTGGTCGCCGATGGCGCAGGGCGTGCTCAGTGGCAAGTACCTGCCGGGTCAGCCGGTGCCGGAGGGCTCGCGCGCCACCGACCCGCACAGCGGCGCCGACTTCATCAAGAGCTTCCTGCAGGACGACATCCTCACCGCCGTCCAGCGCCTGAAGCCGATCGCCGAACAGGCCGGCCTGTCGATGCCGCAGCTCGCGATCGCGTGGGTGCTGCAGAACCCGAACGTGGCCGCGGCGCTGGTCGGGGCCTCTCGTCCGGAGCAGCTCGCCGAGACCGTCAAGGCCTCGGGCGTCAAGCTCGACGCCGACACGATGGCGGCGATCGACGCGGCCCTCGGCGACACGGTCAACCGCGACGCCGAGAACACCTACTCGGTGTCGCCGAAGTCGCGCCTGGTCTGA
- a CDS encoding sulfite exporter TauE/SafE family protein, translating to MIALDPWAWAALAVAAAVIGLSKTALPGGSILAIALFAAVLPARTSTAATLLLLMVGDLFALFAYRRHAHWPTLLRLAPAVIAGLLVGFAFLALAGDGVVRRAIGVILLLMIAVTLWRRWRQSRADTVSPPSSGILLAGAYGTLGGFTTMVANAGGPVMSMYFLATRTPVQVFLGTSAWFFAIINVIKVPFLAGLGLFEPPVLLMDAVLAPLVVVGALLGLRVARRMNQRVFDRIVIALTIVGAVYLLI from the coding sequence GTGATCGCCCTCGACCCGTGGGCCTGGGCGGCGCTCGCGGTGGCGGCGGCGGTCATCGGCCTCTCGAAGACCGCACTGCCGGGCGGGAGCATCCTGGCGATCGCGCTGTTCGCGGCCGTCCTGCCCGCCCGCACCTCGACCGCGGCGACCCTGCTGCTCCTGATGGTCGGCGACCTGTTCGCCCTGTTCGCCTACCGCCGGCACGCGCACTGGCCCACGCTGCTGCGGCTCGCCCCCGCGGTCATCGCGGGACTGCTGGTCGGATTCGCGTTCCTCGCGCTCGCCGGCGATGGTGTGGTGCGCCGTGCGATCGGAGTGATCCTGCTGCTCATGATCGCCGTGACGCTGTGGCGCCGGTGGCGGCAGAGCAGAGCGGATACCGTGTCACCGCCCTCCAGCGGCATCCTGCTCGCAGGCGCCTACGGCACGCTCGGCGGCTTCACGACCATGGTCGCGAACGCCGGCGGGCCCGTCATGTCGATGTACTTCCTGGCCACCCGCACCCCGGTGCAGGTGTTCCTCGGTACCTCCGCGTGGTTCTTCGCCATCATCAACGTGATCAAGGTGCCGTTCCTCGCGGGCCTCGGGCTGTTCGAGCCACCGGTACTGCTGATGGATGCCGTGCTCGCGCCGCTCGTGGTGGTCGGCGCGCTCCTCGGGTTGCGGGTCGCCCGTCGCATGAATCAGCGTGTGTTCGACCGCATCGTGATCGCACTCACGATCGTCGGTGCGGTCTACCTGCTGATCTGA
- a CDS encoding bifunctional 4-hydroxy-2-oxoglutarate aldolase/2-dehydro-3-deoxy-phosphogluconate aldolase, with protein MSDRLDRARTTGILAVLRAPSPELAIEASEAIIRGGVTGIEVTFSTPDAPAVIRELIARHGDAAYVGAGTVTTAAQAEHAADAGAEFLVSPGTLPHLTRSMLDTGRVVMTGAMTPTEVMGALELGVDVVKIFPASLGGPSYLGALRGPFPDAPLMPTGGVNPDNLAAWFTAGAVAVGAGGDLANGTSIANGDWADIEQRAARFATALTAARS; from the coding sequence ATGTCCGACCGTCTCGACCGCGCCCGCACGACCGGCATCCTCGCCGTCCTCCGCGCCCCCTCCCCTGAACTGGCCATCGAGGCCTCGGAGGCGATCATCCGCGGCGGTGTCACCGGCATCGAGGTGACCTTCTCCACCCCGGACGCTCCGGCGGTCATCCGCGAACTCATCGCCCGCCACGGCGACGCCGCCTACGTCGGCGCGGGCACTGTGACCACCGCTGCACAGGCCGAGCACGCAGCGGATGCCGGAGCCGAGTTCCTGGTCAGCCCCGGCACACTGCCGCACCTCACGCGCAGCATGCTCGACACGGGCCGCGTCGTGATGACCGGCGCGATGACGCCGACCGAGGTCATGGGCGCGCTCGAGCTCGGCGTCGACGTCGTGAAGATCTTCCCGGCGTCGCTCGGCGGCCCGTCCTACCTCGGCGCCCTGCGGGGACCGTTCCCCGACGCCCCGCTCATGCCCACCGGCGGCGTGAACCCCGACAACCTGGCCGCCTGGTTCACCGCCGGCGCGGTCGCGGTCGGTGCGGGCGGAGACCTGGCGAACGGAACCTCGATCGCGAACGGCGACTGGGCCGACATCGAGCAGCGCGCCGCGCGATTCGCCACGGCACTCACCGCCGCGCGGAGCTGA